In one window of Demequina sp. NBRC 110054 DNA:
- the mnmA gene encoding tRNA 2-thiouridine(34) synthase MnmA, whose translation MRVLAALSGGVDSAVAAARAVDAGHDVTAVHMALSRNRDLYRSGSRGCCSIEDANDARRAADILGIPYYVWDLSDEFHDTVVADFLSEYEAGRTPNPCVRCNEHIKFDTLLERASALGFDAVATGHYARIDLREDGVRELHRAADAAKDQSYVLAVMGPDRLARSMFPLGAVASKSEVRAEAAARGLGVSNKPDSYDICFVADGDTKGFLERELGERPGAIVDQDGEVVGAHTGAYAYTVGQRKGLGLGNPAVDGKPRYVTGVDTARNVVTVGPETLLSVSTLVGEKAVWLAPDVPADAPTRCEAQVRAHGVPLPGVVTREGDRIVVHLDEPTRGIAAGQSLVVYAGTRVLGQATLVR comes from the coding sequence ATGCGCGTGCTCGCAGCCCTGTCCGGCGGAGTCGACTCCGCCGTCGCGGCCGCGCGCGCCGTCGACGCGGGTCACGACGTCACCGCGGTCCACATGGCCCTCAGCCGCAATCGCGACCTCTACCGTTCTGGGAGCCGCGGCTGCTGCTCGATCGAGGACGCGAACGACGCGCGCCGCGCCGCTGACATCCTCGGCATCCCGTACTACGTGTGGGACCTGAGCGACGAGTTCCACGACACCGTCGTCGCCGACTTCCTGTCCGAGTACGAGGCGGGCCGCACCCCGAACCCGTGCGTGCGCTGCAACGAGCACATCAAGTTCGACACGCTTCTGGAGCGCGCGTCGGCGCTCGGCTTCGACGCGGTCGCGACCGGCCACTACGCGCGGATCGACCTGCGCGAGGACGGCGTGCGCGAGCTCCATCGCGCGGCCGACGCGGCCAAGGACCAGTCCTACGTGCTCGCGGTGATGGGCCCCGATCGGCTCGCCCGCTCGATGTTCCCGCTGGGCGCGGTTGCCTCGAAGTCCGAGGTGCGCGCCGAGGCCGCCGCGCGTGGGCTCGGAGTCTCCAACAAGCCGGACTCGTACGACATCTGCTTCGTCGCCGACGGCGACACGAAGGGCTTCCTCGAGCGCGAGCTGGGCGAGCGTCCCGGAGCGATCGTCGACCAGGACGGCGAGGTCGTCGGCGCGCACACGGGTGCGTACGCGTATACGGTCGGCCAGCGCAAGGGCCTCGGGCTCGGCAACCCGGCAGTCGACGGAAAGCCGCGCTACGTGACCGGCGTCGACACGGCCCGCAACGTCGTCACGGTCGGTCCGGAGACGCTGCTGTCGGTCTCGACGCTCGTGGGGGAGAAGGCCGTGTGGCTCGCGCCGGACGTTCCCGCCGACGCGCCGACGCGCTGTGAGGCGCAGGTGCGCGCGCACGGCGTCCCGCTGCCCGGCGTCGTCACCCGCGAGGGTGACCGCATCGTCGTCCACCTCGACGAGCCGACCCGCGGCATCGCGGCCGGTCAGAGCCTCGTCGTCTACGCGGGCACGCGGGTCCTGGGACAGGCGACGCTCGTCCGCTGA
- a CDS encoding VanZ family protein produces the protein MVQLWRAFGGELQSMLILSGCAFALVALAVLGIPAQRRRPRPVLRILRSGGLLAWVLCVASLTLSPTFDAGPRSVSLVPFAEIVELIANSVWWQVPFVQIGGNVAMFVPLGLLLAIDARWGIGRSVLAGLVLVIAIETAQFALATGRVASVDDVILAVVGALLGALLAKGALRMVRMARPGNAETNLGEFESSETTTSGT, from the coding sequence ATGGTGCAGTTGTGGCGCGCTTTCGGTGGCGAGCTGCAGTCGATGCTCATCCTCAGCGGGTGCGCGTTCGCGCTCGTCGCGCTCGCGGTGCTGGGAATCCCGGCCCAGCGTCGTCGGCCCCGTCCGGTGCTTCGCATCCTCCGCTCCGGGGGGCTGCTCGCGTGGGTGCTCTGCGTCGCCTCGCTCACACTCTCGCCCACGTTCGACGCCGGTCCGCGCTCCGTCTCGCTCGTCCCCTTCGCTGAGATCGTGGAGCTGATCGCGAACAGCGTGTGGTGGCAGGTGCCGTTCGTCCAGATCGGTGGCAACGTCGCCATGTTCGTTCCGCTCGGCCTCCTGCTGGCGATCGACGCGCGTTGGGGCATCGGTCGCAGCGTGCTCGCGGGGCTCGTGCTCGTGATCGCGATCGAGACCGCGCAATTCGCGCTCGCGACCGGTCGAGTCGCCTCGGTGGACGATGTGATTCTCGCCGTCGTAGGCGCCCTGCTGGGTGCGCTGCTCGCCAAGGGGGCTCTCCGCATGGTCCGGATGGCGAGGCCTGGCAACGCCGAGACGAACCTGGGGGAGTTCGAGAGCTCAGAGACGACAACGAGCGGAACGTAG
- a CDS encoding IclR family transcriptional regulator: MAEDREAPGGAGGARPAAPAVDQALTILTHLARQRGPVTAGHLASALGVPRASLYRQLSAMVEHGYVVHLPEESRYGLGVAAYELGSGYSRQQPLARLGAPVLAGLVDRVGESAHLAVLEGRDVVYIVEERAPRRPTLITDVGVRLSALATASGRAILSALPDAQVRATFPSTAAFESAPEGSPGSYRELKELVRLTRARGFAWEDGSVTAGLASVAVPVRDHAGWPIAAIAVTFDSARIDDERRGTLVEEVTRDAAELGRRIGARKA; encoded by the coding sequence GTGGCGGAGGATCGGGAGGCCCCTGGCGGGGCGGGTGGCGCGCGCCCGGCGGCCCCCGCGGTCGACCAGGCGCTCACGATCCTCACCCACCTCGCGCGCCAACGCGGCCCCGTGACCGCGGGGCACCTCGCCTCGGCTCTGGGAGTGCCTCGCGCGTCCCTGTACCGGCAGCTGTCCGCGATGGTCGAGCACGGCTACGTGGTCCATCTGCCCGAGGAGTCGCGCTATGGCCTGGGCGTCGCGGCCTACGAGCTGGGGTCTGGCTACTCGCGGCAGCAGCCGCTCGCCCGGCTCGGCGCCCCGGTGCTCGCGGGGCTCGTCGACCGCGTCGGGGAGTCCGCGCACCTCGCGGTGCTCGAGGGACGGGACGTCGTCTACATCGTCGAGGAGCGCGCGCCCCGCCGCCCCACGCTGATCACCGACGTCGGGGTGAGGCTCAGCGCGCTCGCAACCGCCTCGGGGCGCGCGATCCTGTCCGCGCTGCCCGACGCCCAGGTGCGCGCGACCTTTCCGTCGACGGCTGCGTTCGAGTCGGCGCCCGAGGGGTCTCCGGGGTCCTACCGCGAGCTCAAGGAGCTCGTGCGGCTCACGCGGGCGCGCGGATTCGCGTGGGAGGACGGTTCCGTGACCGCGGGCCTCGCCTCGGTCGCCGTGCCCGTGCGCGACCACGCAGGCTGGCCGATCGCGGCGATCGCGGTCACCTTCGACTCGGCGCGGATCGACGACGAGCGGCGGGGGACGCTCGTCGAGGAGGTGACCCGCGATGCGGCCGAGCTGGGCCGCCGCATCGGGGCGCGGAAGGCCTGA
- the hutH gene encoding histidine ammonia-lyase, translating into MTLIDATALDPAVHTVTLGSGAPSPADVVAVARHDARLTIDPAALAAMAQSRSVIDALAADPKPHYGVSTGFGALATTFIDRDRRRQLQLSLVRSHAAGSGPEVEREVIRALTMLRLSTLLTGRTGARPDVAETYAAMLNAGITPVVHEYGSLGCSGDLAPLSHVALAAIGEGPVRDGHGYAMDAATALRAAGIEPLVLEEKEGLALINGTDGMLGQLLLALADLDRLVTTADVTAAMSVESLLGTDATFASDLQALRPHPGVGASAHNLTRVLEGSGIVASHRGPDCTRVQDAYSLRCAPQVAGAVRDTMAHAWLVANRELASAVDNPVVMPDGRVESNGSFHGAPVAYVLDFLAIAVADLASMSERRIDRMLDPSRNHGLTPFLAHEVGVDSGLMIAQYTAAGIVSELKRLANPASTDSIPSSAMQEDHVSMGWHAARKLRTAIDGLSRVLGIELLAASRAQALRAPLEPSPATAAAAALVAEAAAPGGDRFLAPEIDAAATAVREGHVLAAVEETIGRLARA; encoded by the coding sequence ATGACCCTCATCGACGCCACCGCCCTCGACCCGGCGGTCCACACCGTGACGCTCGGCTCCGGCGCGCCCTCGCCCGCCGACGTGGTCGCGGTCGCGCGACACGACGCGCGCCTCACGATCGATCCCGCCGCGCTCGCGGCGATGGCCCAGTCCCGCTCGGTGATCGACGCGCTCGCCGCCGATCCGAAGCCGCACTACGGGGTCAGCACCGGCTTCGGCGCGCTCGCCACGACGTTCATCGACCGCGACCGACGCCGCCAGCTCCAGCTCAGCCTGGTCCGCTCGCACGCCGCCGGCTCGGGCCCCGAGGTCGAGCGCGAGGTGATCCGCGCCCTCACGATGCTGCGCCTGTCGACGCTCCTGACGGGACGCACCGGCGCGCGCCCGGACGTCGCCGAGACCTACGCCGCGATGCTGAACGCCGGCATCACGCCGGTCGTGCACGAGTACGGCTCCCTGGGCTGCTCGGGCGACCTCGCCCCGCTGTCCCACGTCGCTCTCGCCGCGATCGGCGAGGGCCCGGTGCGCGACGGCCACGGCTACGCGATGGACGCCGCCACCGCCCTGCGGGCCGCCGGCATCGAGCCGCTCGTGCTCGAGGAGAAGGAGGGCCTCGCCCTCATCAATGGCACCGACGGCATGCTCGGGCAGCTGCTGCTCGCGCTCGCCGACCTCGACCGCCTCGTGACGACGGCCGACGTGACCGCCGCCATGAGCGTCGAGTCGCTGCTCGGCACAGACGCAACGTTCGCCTCCGACCTGCAGGCCCTGCGCCCGCACCCCGGCGTCGGCGCCTCGGCGCACAACCTCACTCGCGTGCTCGAGGGCTCCGGGATCGTCGCGAGCCACCGCGGACCCGACTGCACCCGGGTGCAGGACGCCTATTCGCTGCGCTGCGCGCCGCAGGTCGCCGGCGCGGTTCGGGACACGATGGCGCACGCGTGGCTCGTGGCCAACCGCGAGCTCGCGTCCGCGGTCGACAACCCCGTCGTCATGCCGGACGGCCGGGTCGAGTCGAACGGCTCCTTCCACGGCGCCCCGGTCGCGTACGTCCTCGACTTCCTCGCCATCGCGGTCGCGGACCTCGCGAGCATGTCCGAGCGCCGCATCGACCGGATGCTCGACCCGTCCCGCAACCACGGCCTCACGCCGTTCCTGGCGCACGAGGTCGGCGTCGACTCGGGCCTCATGATCGCGCAGTACACCGCCGCGGGCATCGTGTCCGAGCTCAAGCGCCTCGCCAACCCCGCCTCGACAGACTCGATCCCGTCTTCCGCGATGCAGGAGGACCACGTGTCGATGGGCTGGCACGCCGCACGCAAGCTCCGCACGGCGATCGATGGGCTGAGCCGCGTGCTCGGCATCGAGCTGCTCGCCGCCTCGCGCGCCCAGGCCCTGCGCGCCCCTCTCGAGCCCTCCCCCGCCACGGCGGCCGCCGCCGCGCTCGTGGCCGAGGCCGCCGCGCCCGGCGGGGACCGCTTCCTCGCGCCCGAGATCGACGCCGCCGCGACCGCAGTCCGCGAGGGCCACGTGCTCGCCGCGGTCGAGGAGACCATCGGCCGCCTCGCCCGCGCCTGA
- the hutU gene encoding urocanate hydratase: MTATDTARIVRAARGTELSAKSWQTEAPLRMLMNNLDPEVAERPEDLVVYGGTGRAARSWEAYDAIVATLRDLEADETLLVQSGKPVGVFRTHEWAPRVLIANSNLVGDWATWPEFRRLEAEGLMMYGQMTAGSWIYIGTQGILQGTYETFAAAARQRAEREGRDPSTATLRGTLTLTGGAGGMGGAQPLAVTLNEGACLIVDVDRSRLERRVDHGYLDVVASDLDDAIARAVSARTEGRALSVGVVGNAAEAFPELLRRGVPIDLVTDQTSAHDPLSYLPIGYTVEEWHHRAAADPERFTLDARAAMAKHVEAMVGFKDVGADVFDYGNSIRAEAKLGGYDRAFDFPGFVPAYIRPQFEEGRGPFRWAALSGDPEDIAKTDKALMELFPEHESLHRWLKAAGEKVHFEGLPARICWLGYQERHLAGLKFNEMVASGELSAPIVIGRDHLDSGSVASPYRETEGMKDGSDAIADWPLLNALLNTASGATWVSLHHGGGVGIGRSIHAGQVIVADGTDLAAEKIARVLVNDPGTGVMRHVDAGYDHAKDVARERGLRVPMMEAGE; this comes from the coding sequence ATGACAGCCACCGACACCGCCCGCATCGTCCGTGCCGCTCGAGGCACCGAGCTCTCCGCCAAGTCCTGGCAGACCGAGGCGCCCCTGCGCATGCTCATGAACAACCTGGACCCCGAGGTCGCGGAGCGGCCCGAGGACCTCGTCGTCTACGGCGGCACCGGCCGCGCGGCGCGCAGCTGGGAGGCGTACGACGCGATCGTCGCGACCCTGCGCGACCTCGAGGCCGACGAGACCCTCCTGGTGCAGTCGGGCAAGCCCGTCGGAGTGTTCCGCACGCACGAGTGGGCACCCAGGGTGCTGATCGCGAACTCCAACCTCGTGGGCGACTGGGCCACGTGGCCCGAATTCAGGCGCCTCGAGGCCGAGGGACTCATGATGTACGGCCAGATGACGGCCGGCTCGTGGATCTACATCGGCACGCAGGGCATCCTCCAGGGCACGTACGAGACCTTCGCCGCGGCCGCGCGTCAGCGCGCCGAGCGCGAGGGCCGCGATCCCTCGACCGCGACCCTCCGAGGGACGCTGACCCTCACGGGAGGCGCGGGCGGCATGGGCGGCGCGCAGCCGCTCGCGGTCACGCTCAACGAGGGCGCGTGCCTGATCGTCGACGTGGACCGCTCGCGCCTCGAGCGCCGCGTGGATCACGGCTACCTCGACGTCGTCGCCTCGGACCTGGACGATGCGATCGCCCGGGCGGTCTCGGCGCGCACCGAGGGCCGGGCACTGTCGGTCGGCGTGGTCGGCAACGCCGCCGAGGCCTTCCCCGAGCTGCTGCGCCGCGGGGTTCCGATCGACCTGGTCACGGACCAGACCTCGGCCCACGACCCGCTGTCCTACCTGCCGATCGGCTACACCGTCGAGGAGTGGCACCACCGCGCCGCGGCCGACCCCGAGCGGTTCACCCTCGACGCTCGCGCCGCCATGGCGAAGCACGTCGAGGCCATGGTCGGGTTCAAAGACGTTGGTGCCGACGTATTCGACTACGGCAACTCGATCCGCGCCGAGGCGAAGCTGGGCGGCTACGACCGGGCCTTCGACTTCCCCGGCTTCGTGCCCGCCTACATCCGACCCCAGTTCGAGGAGGGCCGCGGCCCGTTCCGCTGGGCCGCGCTGTCGGGCGACCCCGAGGACATCGCCAAGACCGACAAGGCGCTCATGGAGCTCTTCCCCGAGCACGAGTCGCTGCACCGGTGGCTCAAGGCCGCGGGCGAGAAGGTCCACTTCGAGGGTCTTCCGGCACGCATCTGCTGGCTCGGCTACCAGGAGCGACACCTCGCGGGACTCAAGTTCAACGAGATGGTCGCGAGCGGCGAGCTGTCCGCGCCGATCGTCATCGGACGCGACCACCTGGACTCCGGATCGGTCGCCTCGCCGTACCGCGAGACCGAGGGCATGAAGGACGGCTCGGATGCGATCGCCGACTGGCCGCTGCTCAACGCCCTGCTCAACACCGCCTCGGGCGCGACGTGGGTGTCGCTGCACCACGGTGGCGGCGTGGGCATCGGCCGCTCGATCCACGCGGGCCAGGTCATCGTCGCCGATGGCACCGACCTCGCGGCGGAGAAGATCGCGCGGGTGCTGGTCAACGACCCTGGCACGGGCGTGATGCGCCACGTCGACGCCGGCTACGACCACGCCAAGGACGTCGCCCGCGAGCGCGGTCTGCGGGTGCCCATGATGGAGGCGGGCGAGTGA
- a CDS encoding allantoate amidohydrolase codes for MTAVETDEAIHEGAGTVTRVLDPVAALAELAPIGRDEARGGWSRHLLDDADQKMREWFFNTAVSLGLDVEGDRNANQWAAWSPEGATGPAVGTGSHLDSVPGGGPLDGPLGVVSSLAAVSRLMDEGHRPTRPIRIANFAEEEGARFGVPCLGSQLLCGELAAERVGPLTDSAGVSASEVLREAGFDPQTIGADPSRLADLAMYVELHVEQGRQLAPLDAPVGLATGILAHGRWRVTITGRGDHAGATELDSRHDPMLVASSAIQAARARALLADPRTKARATVGKLQVVPGGSNAIASEVRLWLDARAEHDDEVRALVADVVADARKAARGEGCEIEVSEESFSTRVTFDVDLTDRLHAAISPHLGIVPRIPTGAGHDAGILAGYIPTAMLFVRNPDGVSHSPHEGASDDDIRAGVGALTDALRALTSPEHP; via the coding sequence GTGACGGCTGTCGAGACCGACGAGGCCATCCACGAGGGGGCCGGCACCGTGACGCGGGTCCTCGATCCCGTCGCGGCGCTCGCAGAGCTCGCGCCGATCGGCCGCGACGAGGCGCGAGGCGGGTGGTCGCGCCACCTGCTCGACGACGCGGACCAGAAGATGCGCGAGTGGTTCTTCAACACGGCAGTTTCACTGGGTTTGGATGTCGAAGGCGATCGCAACGCCAACCAATGGGCGGCATGGAGCCCGGAGGGAGCGACCGGCCCCGCAGTCGGCACGGGCTCCCACCTGGACTCCGTGCCGGGCGGAGGACCGCTCGATGGCCCACTCGGAGTCGTCTCGTCGCTCGCCGCCGTGTCACGCCTCATGGACGAGGGTCACCGGCCCACTCGCCCGATCCGCATCGCCAACTTCGCGGAGGAGGAGGGCGCGCGCTTCGGCGTGCCGTGCCTGGGTTCGCAGCTGCTGTGCGGCGAGCTCGCCGCAGAGCGCGTCGGGCCGCTCACCGACAGCGCGGGCGTCTCCGCGAGCGAGGTGCTGCGCGAGGCCGGCTTCGACCCGCAGACGATCGGCGCGGACCCATCTCGCCTGGCAGATCTCGCGATGTACGTCGAGCTGCACGTCGAGCAGGGACGCCAGCTCGCCCCGCTCGACGCTCCCGTGGGCCTCGCGACGGGCATCCTCGCGCACGGCCGCTGGCGGGTGACGATCACGGGCCGTGGAGACCACGCGGGCGCGACCGAGCTGGACTCGCGTCACGACCCGATGCTCGTCGCGTCATCCGCGATCCAGGCGGCGCGCGCCCGGGCGCTGCTCGCGGATCCCCGGACGAAGGCACGTGCAACGGTCGGCAAGCTCCAGGTGGTGCCCGGGGGCTCGAACGCGATCGCATCCGAGGTGCGGCTGTGGCTCGACGCTCGCGCCGAGCATGACGACGAGGTGCGCGCCCTGGTGGCCGACGTCGTCGCGGACGCGCGCAAGGCCGCGCGCGGCGAGGGCTGCGAGATCGAAGTCTCCGAAGAGTCGTTCAGCACCAGGGTGACGTTCGACGTCGACCTCACCGACCGACTGCACGCGGCGATCTCCCCTCACCTCGGAATCGTCCCTCGTATCCCCACGGGCGCGGGCCACGACGCGGGCATCCTCGCCGGGTACATCCCGACGGCGATGCTGTTCGTCCGCAACCCGGACGGCGTCTCCCACTCCCCGCACGAGGGTGCCTCCGACGACGACATCCGCGCCGGAGTGGGCGCCCTCACCGACGCGCTGCGCGCGCTCACGAGCCCGGAGCACCCATGA
- a CDS encoding formimidoylglutamate deiminase: protein MRIACRRLVLPEQVLSDVVIDLDDAGVVTAWQQDSPGRPADLTVGLAVPAFANTHSHAFHRRLRGRTHAGGGDFWRWREVMYREAAAMDPDRLRAVAAAVYAEMVAAGYSAVGEFHYLHHRPDGLPYDDHAMEIALAEAAEAAGIRLTLLDTLYLRGGFGRPLEGAQQRFTDGSVCGWLRRWHSLRETLAASHPDVTLGAAIHSVRAVSAQDLGDAVAGLPANVPLHVHLSEQTQENEDCLAATGLTPTALLARAGALTERTTVVHATHLTDEDVATLGAARVSVSMCPTTEADLGDGLGRAADLQRAGARLVVGSDQHVVIDPFDELRRLEGGARLASHRRGVLSPAALWRAGGTDGHASVSSQSSRAQALRVGHPLDLAILNAQSARTVGSEPHELVLSAAADDVIGTVVRGTYRESANLRARAVAAYLVTETSHV from the coding sequence ATGAGGATCGCGTGCCGCCGCCTGGTCCTGCCGGAACAGGTGCTGAGCGACGTCGTGATCGACCTGGACGACGCGGGCGTCGTGACGGCCTGGCAGCAGGACTCCCCTGGCAGACCCGCGGATCTCACGGTCGGCCTCGCCGTGCCGGCGTTCGCGAACACGCACAGCCACGCGTTCCACCGGCGCCTGCGAGGGCGCACCCACGCAGGCGGCGGAGACTTCTGGCGCTGGCGCGAGGTCATGTACCGAGAGGCCGCCGCGATGGACCCGGACCGCCTGCGCGCGGTGGCCGCGGCGGTCTACGCGGAGATGGTCGCGGCCGGCTACTCCGCTGTGGGCGAGTTCCACTACCTGCACCACCGTCCCGACGGCCTGCCCTACGACGACCACGCGATGGAGATCGCCCTCGCGGAGGCGGCCGAGGCCGCGGGGATCCGGCTGACGCTCCTCGACACGCTCTACCTCCGGGGCGGCTTCGGACGGCCGCTCGAGGGCGCGCAGCAGCGCTTCACCGACGGCTCGGTGTGCGGCTGGCTGAGGCGATGGCACTCCCTTCGCGAGACCCTGGCCGCCTCCCACCCGGACGTCACGCTGGGCGCGGCGATCCACTCGGTGCGCGCCGTCTCGGCCCAGGACCTCGGCGATGCCGTGGCCGGGCTGCCCGCCAACGTCCCGCTGCACGTCCACCTGTCCGAGCAGACGCAAGAGAACGAGGACTGCCTCGCCGCCACCGGGCTCACCCCGACCGCGCTGCTCGCGCGCGCGGGCGCACTCACCGAGCGCACCACCGTCGTCCATGCGACCCACCTGACCGACGAGGACGTCGCGACGCTCGGGGCCGCCCGGGTGTCGGTGTCGATGTGCCCCACGACCGAGGCGGACCTGGGAGACGGCCTCGGACGCGCCGCGGACCTGCAGCGGGCGGGTGCGCGCCTCGTGGTCGGCTCGGATCAGCACGTCGTGATCGACCCGTTCGACGAGCTCCGTCGCCTCGAGGGCGGAGCTCGGCTCGCGTCGCATCGTCGCGGCGTCCTCTCCCCCGCCGCACTGTGGCGCGCGGGCGGCACCGACGGCCACGCCTCGGTGTCCTCGCAGTCGTCCCGAGCACAGGCGCTGCGCGTGGGCCACCCTCTGGATCTCGCGATCCTCAACGCGCAGTCGGCCCGCACGGTCGGCTCGGAGCCCCACGAGCTCGTGCTGTCCGCCGCGGCGGACGACGTGATCGGCACCGTCGTGAGGGGCACGTATCGCGAATCTGCGAACCTGCGCGCCCGCGCGGTCGCCGCCTACCTGGTGACGGAGACCAGCCATGTCTAG
- the hutI gene encoding imidazolonepropionase: MSSQAILNIGTLATMDDGGGPMGLVHDAAVVIDGGRIAWVGASSEAPVADTAFDAEGAAMIPGFVDSHTHAVFGGDRSAEFDARMSGATYTAGGIRSTVAATRAASSEELAARTQRLLDEALRQGTTTAEIKSGYGLDVQTERRLLEVAGRFTDEVTFLGAHVVSPDFADDRAGYVDLVAGTMLETVAPLARWIDVFCEEGAFEVSETRRILEAGANAGLGLRVHANQLTQSGAAALGVEMGAASIDHCTFLSDEDVDALAASDTVATFVPGAEFSTRQPYPRIDRLRDAGVTWAIASDCNPGSSFTTSMPFCIALAVRDMHMTPSEAIRAATLGGAQALRRTDVGRIVPGARADLVLLDAPDPVHLAYRPGVPLVSRVWRDGVVTDRWERRAG, encoded by the coding sequence ATGTCTAGTCAGGCGATCCTGAACATCGGGACGCTCGCCACGATGGACGACGGCGGAGGGCCCATGGGTCTCGTCCACGACGCCGCCGTCGTGATCGACGGCGGCAGGATCGCGTGGGTCGGTGCGTCGTCCGAGGCTCCGGTCGCGGACACGGCCTTCGACGCCGAGGGCGCCGCGATGATCCCCGGCTTCGTCGACTCGCACACGCATGCGGTGTTCGGCGGCGACCGGTCGGCGGAGTTCGACGCGCGCATGTCCGGCGCGACCTACACCGCGGGAGGGATCCGATCGACGGTCGCCGCGACGCGGGCCGCCTCCTCCGAGGAGCTCGCCGCCCGAACACAGCGCCTGCTCGACGAGGCGCTGCGTCAGGGCACGACGACCGCCGAGATCAAGTCCGGCTACGGCCTCGACGTCCAGACCGAGCGCAGGCTGCTCGAGGTCGCGGGCCGCTTCACCGACGAGGTCACGTTCCTCGGCGCCCACGTCGTGTCGCCCGACTTCGCAGACGATCGGGCCGGCTACGTCGACCTCGTCGCAGGGACGATGCTGGAGACGGTCGCTCCCCTGGCTCGCTGGATCGACGTGTTCTGCGAGGAGGGCGCGTTCGAGGTGTCCGAGACGAGGCGCATCCTGGAGGCCGGCGCGAACGCAGGGCTGGGGCTCAGGGTTCACGCGAACCAGCTCACCCAGTCGGGCGCGGCCGCTCTCGGCGTCGAGATGGGTGCGGCGAGCATCGACCACTGCACCTTCCTGTCCGACGAGGACGTCGACGCGCTCGCGGCCTCGGATACCGTCGCGACCTTCGTGCCCGGCGCAGAGTTCTCGACGCGCCAGCCCTACCCCCGCATCGACCGCCTGCGCGACGCGGGCGTGACCTGGGCGATCGCATCGGACTGCAACCCCGGATCGTCGTTCACGACGTCGATGCCGTTCTGCATCGCGCTCGCGGTGCGAGACATGCACATGACGCCGTCGGAGGCGATCCGCGCCGCGACCCTGGGTGGCGCCCAGGCGCTGCGACGGACTGACGTGGGACGCATCGTCCCTGGTGCGCGAGCCGACCTGGTCCTGCTGGACGCCCCCGACCCGGTCCACCTGGCCTACCGACCCGGCGTGCCACTCGTCTCGCGCGTGTGGCGCGACGGCGTCGTCACCGACCGCTGGGAGCGCCGGGCAGGCTGA